TGGTCCAGTGATGACCGGTGACGCGACGCTCGACGCGGCCTCCGAGCGGTCCTCCGCCGTGGAGGCCACCCGGCGCCGCAGTGCCGAGCTCTTCGCGCAGCTGCGCGACGAGGACGGCTCCACCACCTCCCACGAGGCGGCGCGGGAGGGGCTCGTGCACCTGCACCTGCCGCTGGTCGAGCACTGCGCGCGCCGCTTCCGCAACCGTGGGGAGCCGTTCGAGGACCTGGTCCAGGTCGGCACCATCGGGCTGCTGAAGTCCATCGACCGCTTCGACCTCGAGCGCGGGGTGGAGTTCTCGACGTACGCCACCCCGACGATCATCGGCGAGATCAAGCGCTACTTCCGCGACAAGGGCTGGGCCATCCGCGTCCCGCGCCGGTTGCAGGAGCTGCGGATGCAGATCGGCTCGGCCAGCGCCGAGCTCACCCAGAGCCTGGGCCGCTCCCCCACCCCGCGCGAGCTGGCCGACAAGATCGGCTGCTCGGTCGAGGAGATCCTCGAGGGCATCGAGTCCAGCAACGCCTACTCCACGCTCTCCCTCGACGCCAGCGACAACGACGAGGACGGCGCGGCGACCATGCTCGACGCCATCGGCGTGGACGACGAGAACCTCGAGCACGTCGAGATCCGCGAGTCGATCAAGCCGCTGCTCGACCGGCTCGACGCCCGGGAGAAGCGGATCCTCCTGCTGCGCTTCTTCAAGAACATGACCCAGTCGCAGATCGCCGAGGAGATCGGCGTCTCGCAGATGCACGTCTCCCGACTGCTCTCGCGCACCCTCGAGCAGCTGCGGACCTCGCTGGAGGCGGAGTCCCCGTAGCGGGCCGGCCTAGAGCTCGTCGGGCTCGTCCCCGGCCGCCAGGGCCTGCGTCGAGGCCGGGTGCAGGACGCCGACGAGGGTGAGCGCGGATACCGCGAGCAGGGCGAGGGCGACCGGTGTCGTCCCACCGCCCCAGAAGCTGTAGGCGAGCAGCAGCCCGATGAGCTCGGCCGCCACCACCGGGCCGCGCGCCCACGAGCTCACCTGGACCAGACCACGCGCGCAGGCGGCCAGTCCGGCCGCCAGCAGGACGAAGAACAGCGTGGTGGTCACGGCCAGCGCGACCCGCTCGGAGTCGGCGCTGACGACCTCCACGACGCCCAGCACCACGAGGGCCAGGGCCTGCAGCGCGACCAGGGTGGCGGCCCCCAGGAGGGGTACAGGGGGGTGTGTGCGGGCGCCCGAGGTCACGGTGGGAGAATAGGCAGGAGTCCTGCGGAATCCGTCGTCGGGAAGCTTGTGATCCACGAGACCCGCGATTCCTCTTGTGCGGAGCGACAATTCTCGGCACGCTGGAGGTGCACGGGTGAGCCGGTGTCGTCGCGCCGTGCCCGCTGCTGTGCCAGCAGCCCACCCTCCGGGGCCATGACGCCCCCACCCGACGAACTGTTTGCCGCTCCAGAAAGTAGGAAAGCCCAGCCATGGATTGGCGCCACCGCTCCGCGTGCCTCGATGAGGACCCGGAGCTGTTCTTCCCGATCGGCAACACCGGTCCGGCCATCCTCCAGATCGAGGAGGCCAAGCAGGTGTGCCGCCGCTGCGACGTGCGCGAGCAGTGTCTGCAGTGGGCCCTCGAGGCGGGGCAGGACCACGGCGTCTGGGGCGGGCTGTCCGAGGACGAGCGCCGCGCGCTCAAGCGCCGCAACGCCCGCGCCCGCGTCCGCACCGCGTGACTCTGGACCGCCGATCAGACCGGGACGTCGATCTCCGCACGGGTGCCGCCCGTCGGTGACGCCCCGAGGGTGAGCCGGCCGCCCAGCTCGGACTCCACCAGCGTGCCCACGATCGACAACCCCAGAGTCGTCGAGCCGGCGGCGTCGAAGCCGTCCGGGAGGCCCTGACCGTCGTCGTCGACGGTGAAGGTGAGCCGGCCGTCGGTCCGGGCGGCGCTCATGGTGATCGTGCCGGCGGAGCCGGCGGCGTAGCCGTGCTCGACGGCGTTCTGCACCAGCTCGGTGAGCACCATGGCCACGGTGGTCGCGGTCTCGGAGGGCAGCACCCCGAAGGAGCCCTCACGGTGCACGCGCAGCCGCGCACCGACCGAGGACACGTCGGCCACCATGCCGCCGAGGCGGTCGGCGACCTCGTCGAACTCCACGCTCTCCTCGCCGGCCTGGCTCAGCGTCTCGTGCACGATCGCGATCGAGCCGACCCGGCGCACGGCCTCCTCCAGCGCCGCCTTGGCGTCCGGGTTGCTCATCCGGCGGGCCTGGAGGCGGAGCAGGGCGGCGACGGTCTGCAGGTTGTTCTTCACCCGGTGGTGGATCTCGCGGATGGTGGCGTCCTTGGTCACCAGCTCGCGGTCGCGTCGGCGCAGGTCGGTGACGTCGCGGACCAGCACGAGCGCACCGATGAGCCGGCCGTGCGGGCGCAGCGGGATGGCGCGCACGATGAGGGACACCGAGTCGGTGCCGATCTCGGCGTCGCGGTTGGCCCGACCCCCGAGGACGGCCGACAGGGTCTCCTCGTCGGGGCGCAGCCGCGGCGGGACCAGCTCGCGGGTGACCTCGGACAGCCGGAGGCCGTCCAGGTCGCCCGAGTGGCCGAGCCTGCGGTAGACCGAGAGCGCGTTGGGGCTCGCGTAGGCGACCCGGCCCTGCTCGTCGACCCGCAGGAAGCCGTCGCCGACCCGCGGGGTGTCGGCGTGGTCGCTGCGCTGTCCCGGCACCGGGAAGTGGCCGCCGGCGATCATCTGGGTCAGGTCGGCGGCGGTCTGGAGGTAGGTCAGCTCCAGGCGCGAGGGGGTCCGGACGCCGAGCAGGTTGGTGTGCCGCCCGACCACCGCGATGACCTCCTGGCCGCGGCGGACCGGGATGGTCTCGGCCCGCACCGGCACGTCGTCGCGCCACTCGGGGTCGCCCTCGCGCACGAGCCGCCCCTCGGCGTACGCGATGTCGAGGTGGGGCCGCTTGCCGCTGGGGACGAAGGTGCCGACGACGTCGTCGGTGTACGCCGTGGGCCCGGTCGTCGGCCGCATCTGGCCGCCGGCCCAGAAGCCGTGGCCGTCGCGGTCGGGCAGCCACAGGACCAGGTCGGCGAAGCTCAGGTCGGCGATGATCTGCCAGTCCGCCTGGAGCAGCTGGAGCCACGCGACGTCGTCCTCGTCGAGGTCGGTGTGGGCGCGGACGAGCTCGATCAGGGACGCCACGCAGGTCAGCGTAGGTGGTGTGCCGCAAGCATGTTCGGCGTGCTGACGCAAGTCTGCAGCGCGGCCGGAAACCCTGGCAGGATGGGCCGCATGCCGGGTCAGTACTGGAAGCAGGTCGCCGCTTCCGGGCTGGCGGTCCCGCAGGACCGGGCCCTGGACG
This genomic window from Nocardioides anomalus contains:
- a CDS encoding sensor histidine kinase; amino-acid sequence: MASLIELVRAHTDLDEDDVAWLQLLQADWQIIADLSFADLVLWLPDRDGHGFWAGGQMRPTTGPTAYTDDVVGTFVPSGKRPHLDIAYAEGRLVREGDPEWRDDVPVRAETIPVRRGQEVIAVVGRHTNLLGVRTPSRLELTYLQTAADLTQMIAGGHFPVPGQRSDHADTPRVGDGFLRVDEQGRVAYASPNALSVYRRLGHSGDLDGLRLSEVTRELVPPRLRPDEETLSAVLGGRANRDAEIGTDSVSLIVRAIPLRPHGRLIGALVLVRDVTDLRRRDRELVTKDATIREIHHRVKNNLQTVAALLRLQARRMSNPDAKAALEEAVRRVGSIAIVHETLSQAGEESVEFDEVADRLGGMVADVSSVGARLRVHREGSFGVLPSETATTVAMVLTELVQNAVEHGYAAGSAGTITMSAARTDGRLTFTVDDDGQGLPDGFDAAGSTTLGLSIVGTLVESELGGRLTLGASPTGGTRAEIDVPV
- a CDS encoding RNA polymerase sigma factor SigF — encoded protein: MTGDATLDAASERSSAVEATRRRSAELFAQLRDEDGSTTSHEAAREGLVHLHLPLVEHCARRFRNRGEPFEDLVQVGTIGLLKSIDRFDLERGVEFSTYATPTIIGEIKRYFRDKGWAIRVPRRLQELRMQIGSASAELTQSLGRSPTPRELADKIGCSVEEILEGIESSNAYSTLSLDASDNDEDGAATMLDAIGVDDENLEHVEIRESIKPLLDRLDAREKRILLLRFFKNMTQSQIAEEIGVSQMHVSRLLSRTLEQLRTSLEAESP
- a CDS encoding WhiB family transcriptional regulator, whose translation is MDWRHRSACLDEDPELFFPIGNTGPAILQIEEAKQVCRRCDVREQCLQWALEAGQDHGVWGGLSEDERRALKRRNARARVRTA